Genomic segment of Vanacampus margaritifer isolate UIUO_Vmar chromosome 13, RoL_Vmar_1.0, whole genome shotgun sequence:
GAGGATCATCACAAGGTAAAGATCAAGTTATTTCACTGGCATGAATTCATGTAGGGCTTACCTAAACATGCATGCGTGTGGTCCTTTTGTCTTTCAGGATCTCGTCATTATTTCCGCTGGTCGCTTGTgatcctgctgctgctcagctCGGCTGTGCTGCTGCTCTACAAGGACAAGTTGATCTCCCTCTACCGGAAGTCTGCAGAAGGAGCACGGCGTCCATCCAGGTCTGTGAGGCTCGAGCCCTTCGCGGATCTCTTGTCACAATTGGAGGCTCGCTTCCACAGTCAAAGACCCGAACTGTGGAAAAGGAGCAAGATCCACTTGGAGAAGCACCTGAAAAGCACCGAGCCCACAGAGCCCGTCAGTCTGATCCTGACGTCCGGGCGCGGCGCCGAAAAGACGCTGTCCTGCCTGTCCGAGGGCCTGGCGTCCGCCTACTCTTCGGCACTGGAGGCTTCCGTGCTCCAGATCGACGGAGCCGGCAAAGCCGGCCTGGAGAGCGATGGAGTGAAGCTGGACGTCGACCGGCAGCTGCAGGCGGCCTTTGACGGGAACCAAACGGCGGCCGTCATCCACCGCTTGGAGGAGCTGCCGCCCGGCTCCACGCTGCTTTTTTATCGCTACTGCGACCACGAAAACGCCGCCTACAAGGAGGTCTTCCTGTTGTTTACCGTGCTCCTGCCTCAGGAAGAGGTCGTCAGCAGGGAACTCGGGGTTGTCGAGGAGGCGGTTCAGGATTATCTGAAGGACCGGCTGGTGGGCGCAAGCAACCAAATGGCCTTTAACGAGATGGACACAAATAAGTTCAGCGGACTGTGGAGTCGCATCTCCCACCTCGTTCTGCCCGTGGTGGCCGAGGACGAAGTAGAGAAGAATGGATGCTGACAACACACATGGACTTTTCCACCAGGACCTGACCGGGTCCCTCCATGTAATGAATTTTACTTTCATCTCTcagattttgtttaaattctTCATTGCTATTGAAAAACGTACTTGACAAATATATACGTCGGCGGCAGTAAATGGTCAGGTTGAGATCGATGAATATAAACGTCAACGCCGGTGAGGGATTTACCCGTTGTATTGTTAAAGATCTGTAAGCAATTTGAGGGAAAACAAATGGGAACTAATAAATAGTTTAGATTTGTGGaaaagtgttaaattgaccaaatttggacataGATTTCCGCCTGACCATTTCTACTAGTTGTTATCAGTTTCAACAAAACTGAACTGCTCTGGTGTTTTCCTTCATTTCCAACCACACctcaaaatttgaagaaaatctCAAGAGGGACATTTTTTGAGTTCACATGGAATGATCCGATTGTCCATTAAGCGCTTATTTGTTGAACTCAAACTGCGGTCCGCTCTTACTTTTGATTTCACGGCATCAACGTCGAGCAATCTCGCTTACAACGTGTAACTTTTGGGGACTCATCAGGAAGCGTCCGTGTGCTCCTCTTTTGCTTTGGTGTGAAAATCCACATTTATTCATGTGCATCCAGCCTCACATAATTGAAACGTTTCTTTTTCAAGTCTCAAttccttttttccttcctctAGTGTACAAAGACGGGTTTGCACTGAAAATGTTGGACCTTTAATCAAGTAGCTGGCTTTTATtaagaatacattttatattttttgttcataATATTTTGTATCCTATAATACCTtgaaatttgttttatatttgtgtgtgaatatagGATATACTGTAAGAATATTTCTTTTTTGCACTTGTGGTCTAGAAAATGATACATACACCAACACTGTACAGCTTTTACATCTAACGTGTGCCTTTAAGACTTGAGAGAAAGAAAGACTATGCAAAACAAATGAGTAATTAATTGAGGTTAATTGATTGATgttgaccccaaaaaatatttttctttttgtggtttgtgcttttaaatgtccctcttttttgtttgatttcacTTTTATTACTTTTTGACACCCTTGAATATATTGAATAAAGAATATTTTGATACGTTAGGAGTTTGCCGTTCAGCTCCATGTTAGAGAACagcatgtttattaaaaaaaaaaaaaaggaaagaaacacTGCTGAAATATTTTGCATTCAAATGCAAAATTTAGAAGTGAAATTAAGATCACTGTAAaggttttattgcatttttgatTCACCCTgaattaatcttaaaaaaaaaacaaatcactaACTTTATGAGTAGTGTATTTAcacattatattttaaaataataataataaaaaatgatatatattttcaatgtgACGCAAACCATAAGTCTACCTGAAGTTATGACTGATGTTTACTGCTCACTCTTGATCATTCGAAGGAGTACTTCGAGGCTACAACATATGTATTCTGATGACAGCAGTAATTCATAGACCTATAGAAGGAGGGGTTAAGAAATGCGCAAAAGTACAACTaagaaaaagaaggaaggtGTTAAAGATGCATGAAGAAGAGTCTAAGGGAAATTAATACTGTCCGAGCATGCGCCCCCATTTAATTTATTCCTTCTCTCCCAAACCATAACGATATAAGCAATAACTGAAGACACAGCATGTTGATGTCATGAGTTGTTTTTTACGCGATAAACgtggaagtgttttttgtttttttttcagcatgacGAGTCAATGGCAGTTTGATGCgctgctaaaaaaaatcaataaaaaatatagtgtCAAAACGTTGTACCATCTGTACTGGCATCAGGAAGACCAGTTCTTCATGTGAAAgagggttgttttgttttgtttgcattttttgcaGAAGTcctttatttaatttactttgTTCGTCTTCAATGCAGGATTGTGCTAATTGCGTGAATGTGACGGCAACCAACTGAATTTCCTCTCCTTGTACACAATGAAGGTTCTGCTTTTTTATGTCAGTGGATATAGCCTGTTATTAATTTACAAATGTACAATTGTAAGGAAAAATCATTCagacaataaaatgtattccgaCACAGTATATTTGGTAAGTACAGTCAAATCAAATAATTTGGCAGTAAGTTTACACAGGAACAAAAACAAGTGATATAGTCACTGAACGTATGTATCTTTCACACTGTTTTTTGTGAACAGTAataacagaccccccccccccccatccaccctGTTCATAAACAATTTAAGATTAGAACGTCCACACACAAAATTAAGACAACTGAGATTGTATTATATAAAGTAGATCAAAAAATGTAAAGCTAAGTGTCTTCATACCATTAGTGATTGCATTTTTCCACGTAACGCAGGTTGAAATATAAAGTACAGTAGTCGTTAATCTACTGTAACTGGttcatttttatacaaatatacaaTCAAAATTGACGTCTGTATAGGCTCGAGTAGTGTGTCGTTGGCGAACTTTTGATTTGAACAATTTCGAAGGAATGTACGAAATGGAATCAATTCATGAACTGAttcgtttattattattatttttagttttcttATTTTGGGGGGATGGCATTCCACTTTCGGCCACTAGGTGACAGCACATTAAAtataactgtatttttttattccgtGCCTCTGCTTTATGTATTACTTTCAATGGAACAGTACTGGGCCGTGAGTCGTGAGAGATTGCAAGGACGTAAGAACGGGCAAGATTGAGAAATGTCTGAAGAAGCATCTGTggctgggtttttactttcagccaggacctggatttgaacccATGATGATACTAACCATTAACCTTAGGCCATCTAATACATTGATCCCTGTGAAAGAAAGTTGTGCTTACTTCCCTGTTGTGTCTCAACAGGGCTTGATCCTCTGAACGTTTTATAGAACATTGTCTTCAGGTGACCCCTGAACCTCGCACCCACCAGTGCGTAGAAGACCGGGTTGAGGCAGCAGTGGGAGAAGGCGATGAGTCGGCACACGTAGAACGCATAATCCAGTCGGATACTTACGTTGCAGTCTTCAAAAGGCGGAACCAACTTGTTGGATAAAAGTCTCAGAAAGATCACCACATTGTACGGCACCCAACCCAGGAAGAAAGCAGCCACGATGCATAAGACGAGTTTCACCGCACGACTCTTTGTATGCGATCTGGTTCTCGTGATCCTGCCAAGTATTTTGCAATAGCAGAAAGCCATCACCGCAGAGGCCACCAAGAAGAAAATGTTCTGTTGGGAAACGCCAACCGTTGCCCAAAGGTTGTCTTTGTATTCACAGCCCAGGGAGTGTTTGTCCTTGTGGGGGATGGAGACGACGGTACTGAAGAGCAGCGAGGGGACGGCCGCCCCGACACCGACGACCCACAACAGGACGGAGACCAGCACCCCCGAGGTTACAGTTTTTGGTCTCAGGTCAGACAGCGGGCGGACCACGGTCAGATACCTGTAGACGGTCATGACGGTCAAGAAGAGGACGCTGCTGTAAAACCCGATGAAGAAGACAAAAGTGACGATTTTGCAAAGGGCCTCGTGGAACAGCCAGCCCCACATGTGATACATGGCCCAGAAGGGGAGACCGCTGGTGAAGACCAGGTCCGACACGGCTAGATTGAGAATGAGAATGTTGGTTAGAGACTTGAGGTTCTCGTACAAAGCCAGGACGACCAGGACCAGGAGGTTTCCGACGAGGCTCAGCGTGATCACCACCGAGAAGAAAACGGGAACCACAATGGAGCCGAATTGGACCACTTGGCCTTTTTCGCATACTTCATCTTCATAGTCGTAGTCATAGGGAGTGTCTGAGTCATTCATTGTTGTGCCTAGAAACAATTGCAGTTATGTTtttggacatgtgcattcaCAAGTTAACTCTTGGCAAAGGTtctagtgcattttaggttcaccCTGAAATtcaccaccaaaaaaaacaacatataattTCATCACTTTATGAGTAGTGTATCACacacaatattttgaaataattcacaaattaaaatgttcttaTAAATATAAAGCAAAACCATGAATctacctgattttttttccctggcagATGTAGATCGTTGTTGGCTCTTGGTCATTCTGAGTACTTAGAGGCTGCATCATCCCATGACAGCTGTATTTCCACTTCTGCTTTACTGGCCCAACCTGTTATGTTTTCATATTACTAACCTAGATAGTCACATCTAGAAGGAGGGAAGAAATGCACAAAATTGGGTTTATGGAAATCCATAGAGCGTTAAGGATGCATGAGTGTAAAGTGAGTCTGAGGGAGGGAATAATTAGTTGAAGCAGGTCTGGAAGGTAAAAATGCAAGCAATAAATCGAAGAGAAGGATGAAAAGAGGTCCGAATGGAAGGCAGGAAGGTAGGCTGTAATTTTGTTCCAACAAAGGAATCAAAGGGAACACAGGAGGTCAGGAAGGAAAATATGtccagaataaataaataaaaaagtacaaataaatacgtaaataaataaataaaagtcaattatttaaattatattatatttttataattaggtAAATTATAGCGTTTAATTAAATTGTGAGTAAACTTGTCATTTTCGATTGTAGTTAAACTGTCAAAACTAGGACAGACAAGTGTTCAGTGTTGCTTGTTGCCAGCGATCACATGACGCCAGTGTTTACACTCGGACGACAACCAACTTGTCAGTCGTTAAATCCCGCCTACTTTCCTCAAAACCATTGGTTGGCGACATAAGACTCGGTTTGTGACTGGTTGATGGTATTGTCAGTCACACCAGCTGCTCCAAGTTGATCCCACAGCGCAGCTGGGCTGTTATGGACATGAGTCATATGCTGGAAAGTATGTTAAAGTTTAATAATTCCGCTAAGAGCAAATgttgagaaaatgtttgaaatgttaaaatatcgtgttttaaatgtatgtaccAGTTGTCAAGCTTGTTGAATGTTTACCGTCATAAAGCTAAATTACAAGTTGTTAGTCAAGTCGACAACCCCTCGCTTGTGGgatctttaaatgttttctctTCGCGTTTTAGTATCAAAATATATCAGATTATGTTATTAATGTCACTTGGTTTTTGCTCGAGGGGTCCAATATGTTGTCAGAGTTGAACAAAGCCGCCGGAGATTAACCTAGTTAGCTTTTAGCTAACGTTATAAATCGTAACATTGCTCTTAAAGTGGACTAGTAGTCGAACATGAAAAGGGTTTGGTTTACATTGCTATGTTGTATCTCTTGCTTCGACTTTATAATTCCTCTTTATACTATGCTTGATTTCCCCCTCCGAACTAGCTTCCAATAATCTTGGTAAATCATAATTCGATACCTTACTGATAATGACCTTAAAAGTGAAGCATCATAAAACTTCAATTTAACCTGCAGTATgttccatgaaattgtattaatttattttgcaacAGTTATTATCTTAATTTCGTAACATTTCTCTTGGCTGCGCTGCTTCCAGTATGTGAATattcgatttatttatttatttatttatttatttatttatttatttattaagccCAATGATATCTCAGCCTTTATGTGCTGCCATGTCAGTCTAATCTGCCCATGGCTTTCAGAATCAGTAGTGCTAGCCAGCCCACATAACTGCAACTATATTAGCAATACCAATTAGATTTTACATTCATCCTCATAAAGCCATAGCGTTGGCCCTCGATGACGTCGgcatttttctgtcctctgattggttggtctcGGCAAAACTTGTTTTGACGAGTAAAACACGTCTGTAGCAATCTgcatacattcatacatttaataatGAGATATTTcactataaaatgtttttgccatattattaaataaatattagattCTGAACTGCTCCAGATGTTATACATGGCACAGTTGCCTCCGgttatattgcatttttgtataGTATTGATGGTGTCGTGATAGTGGTGGTATTAAGAGGTGGATGACGTCAGATAAACCCCCACTGAAGGCCCAGTTACCAAATGCACAGCTAGCCACTGGAATACAATTTGTCTATTTAGACACCTCTAGTGTTTGTTATGAAATTCTGTATCACATACTGCTCTTGTAGCATCAGATTTATGCAGTCAATTCACAATTAAAATTGAGCATAGGTTAGAATTAAAAGAGTGATGTCGTTTTTAAACATGACTGCATGAATACCAGCgtataaagtaaaaaacaacaaaaaagaaagcataCACGCATGTAATGTGAAAGTATCTCTGTCTTTTTTTACTCTGTTGATTGTAATATTCTGATTCAACAGACTGGACGTGACTCCAGTGAGGAGGAGCGGTGGGGCCATGGCTGTCGGGGCTACGGTCGGGGAGAGCCAGCTCCAGAGGATTATCCGAGATCTACATGGTACGCCAtcagctttgtgtgtgtgtgtgtgcgtgtgtgtgaatagaTCAGCATTGGACAGTTGTGGCCTGACATGTTGTGTGTCAACGGAGAAGCAACCGAAGAGTCACAAGGCTTTACGGTCACACTATGACTCTCCCCGGCACGCCTGGATCCAGCTAATCTCACTTCATcaggttaaaaacaaacaaaaaacttggcAGTGGATGTGACTTAGTGTCCGTTTAGAAAAGTGGCGAAGTCTGTGTCAGCATGCAGCCAGACAAAGAGCGTGTGCTGAGGGCAGCGCACGTGTCCTTCCGATTTTTGCGGTGGATTCGAGGCAAGTAGATTATGCACACGAAGTGGACATGCCGGAATACGGAAGTGATATAATACATGCAAAATATTTACAGAAAGGTTtgtaactaaattaaaatgtggCAAGTTAATGGAACTTGTTGCTTTTCTAGAAGAACCGGTCACCAGTAAGcattaattgttctgcctgtgcCACAAAgtgccttaactctttgactgccagacgttttcagaaacgggttgtccccagtgccagccgattttaagcattttgactgatctttcaaggtccatagaaaatgatgtgtttggactatggaaacacacatactaccaaatgaaagattggactctcatctttcatcagaaaaaaaaagtttgtttctaccttattccgtttttgagtaatcaacaatagaaaatggttagtttcacctctgttttgaaacaaacgtcttttaacgtctttggcactcctccataggattttactaaacgttatttaacgtttttggcagtcaattACGTATTCAGTGATGTTCTTCACATTTTACAGTTTTGGAGCAGGAATGAGGAATTTCAAACTCAATCATACTTTTAGAAACACATTTAACCACTAAAACTGTACATTAAGGTAAAATGAAAATTGTACCTATTTAAAGGTTTATaaataaacaagacaaaatGCAGATTGTACCTGTACAACTGAACTCTACTTAGGCAGTGATTATTTTCTGTACCACTGGGGCGAGCCTTTGTACCATTTATTCACCTCTGtacataaatattttgtttgttcactaataaattttatttttttgttctttgtcaTTGCAGAGGCTATTGGGGAGCTTGCTAAAGAGTACAAGGAAACCGGGGAGCCAATCACAGATGACAGCACCAGTCTGCACAAATTCTCCTACAAACTGGAGTACCTGCTACAGGTGTGTGTCCCTATTATGATCTTAATCAATAATATACTGTGCTAAGTaatatcattccaaatgagcTATGTCACTACTTGTCTTTCAGTTTGACCAGAAGGAGAAGACAACATTTCTTGGTACAAAGAAGGATTACTGGGATTACTTCACTGATTGCCTGGCTAAAATTAAAGGCGCCAACGATGGCATTCGCTTTGTCAAATCCATATCGGAGGTATGAACACTTTCATGCTATATTATCATCCCCTGATTGCACTGTAATAAATTTTTAACCGTTTAAAAGTGATGAAAACTGTCAAATCAAAGTGGCAGCTACTCGTGAAGGATGCTGACGAAGATGCATACGGCCACTGGCTGAACATTGACATTTGTGGCGTAATGTGATTTAAATTGGAGTTGAGCGAGATTTTCAGTCATTAAGGTTATGCTAATCTGCAAAAGTTGAATCAAAGCAACTGGAACGGCAACTTCTTGTTTGTTGAAGGCAATTCCCCTTTAACCTTTCCTCCCTCTGATAGCTCAAGACATCACTCGGGAAGGGCCGGGCGTTCGTTCGTTACTCCCTCGTGCACCAGCGACTGGCTGACACTCTGCAGCAGTGTCTCATGAACCAGAGAGTCACCAGGTACAACTTCTGATTAGATGTTAACAATTGTGTACAGTAATTAAGACACCAACTATCCTTTATTTTTccgtaattattattttgtacaacAGCAAAATAAGATATATTTCTATCAGGGTAAATATTATAGCCATTGTTGACAAATCCATTTTAGGAGCTGTAAAAAGGGCCTTAAGAACTGGTCATGACAGTAGTAgctttttgttgattttatttgatttattcatACGTTGgccatctttgttttaatttttctatGCCTCTGTCCCCACAGTGACTGGTACTATGCAAGAAGCCCTTTCTTGAAGCCTCACCTCagtgttgacatcatcaatCACTTGTACGAACTCAACGAGATTCACTTCGATGTCGCTTCCAGAGGCTATGACCTTGATGCCTCCTGGCCCACTTTTGCACGGTAAGAGTTTAGCTAAggacaaaccaaaaaaacaccCATCAGGATGGGAAATTGATGTTTAGTTGAGGTCGGTAAGATTGACTGAAATTACAACTGCACCTTTCAACAAACAGGAGGACACTTGGAGGTGCGAGCTCACCTGGACACTCATGGAAACCGCCCAGTCGCAGTTCCAGTATTAACAGTCTGGCCAGCAATTACTCCCAGGTAACTGATCCAAAGTCAAGCAAGATATGTCCTAGTATGCTGGTTGGCCTCCAATTTGTCGGGATTCAGAAAGAAATCCcgtagaaaataataaaataattcatcatTAAACATGActaattttgttttacattttgcaaACATCTAGCAAGCATCAGAGTTCCTCTCCAGCCCCGACTATGGTCAGGGTCTGCTGAACGACCTAAACGACTCCCTGCCTCCCTGTAGCGAAGACGTCAGCACCGTGGAAGACCTTCGTCTGGAGCTGGACCGCTCCGATCTGAGGCAGCAGGAGCTCCTAGATCAAATGAAACAGTTGAGCGCGGAGGCCGAGGAGCTCAGAGGGGTTGTGGTGGCGCTCCAGATGCAGCTGGATATATTGTTGACCGCGCAAGAGGAAGAACAGGGTTTGCAGGGAGAGCTGCAAGGGAGAGAGGAGAGCCTTTCCAGAGAGGTGGAAAAGCTCAagactgtagaaaaaaacatggagGCCGAACAGCAACTCCTGCAGGAAAAGTTGGCCGCCACTGAGAGGAAAAACATTGAGCTACTAGCCAAGTTGGACGGAGTTCTGAATGAGAAGGGCCAGCAGGCGGCCAGTTACTTTGATTCAGCGCAAAAGATACACGAGTTATTGGACAGCTTGAAGGAGGCAGAAAAGAGCAAGATGGAGGCGGTTGCTGAGGCTGAGGAGAAGAGGAGGCAGACGGAAAGGACAGAGGAGGAGCTGAGGGTGAAGGAGGCTGTAGCAAAGGATGCCGAAACAAAGCTCAAAGCGCTGCTTACATCGGAGTCTGAGGAGAAAGGCAAACTGCAGACCAGAGTAGAGGAACAGTGCCACGCCATTGAAAAGCTGCAGGGTTCCTTGACGCTGAGAGAGAAGGAGACCAGCAACTTACAGAGGCAGCTGCAGGACCTCCAAACATCTCTGGAGGAGAAGGACAAAGAGGCGGAGGAGGTGAAAAGGAGGGCAGAGGAGGACCGAGGGGAGCTGCACAAAAGCTTGGGTAGCCAGAGGGAGACTTTAGAAGTTGAAATCGCGTCTCTGAAAGATCAGTGGGAGATTAAAGAAGCAGAGCTGACCTCCAGCTGCGAAAAGCTACAAATTCTTGAAGACCACAACCAAAGCCTGAGCGCCGAGAGGGACAAGCTTACCTCAAAGCTCGACAATCTTGAGAGTTGCGTTCGAGAACAGGACGCAAAGCTTGAAGACTACAAGACACAGTGTGCCAATCTAATGGAATTAAATGAGAATCTGCTGGTCTCGGCAAAGAGAAACGAGGAACTTAAGAAGGGCATGGCGGAGAACCGGACAGTTCTTGAAGGTGAATTAGCATCACTTCGGGCTTCTGAGAAACAACTGAGACGACAGCTGGACGATGCCAAGATGACTGTggatgaaaaagaaaaggggTTGCGTGAGGAGAATCTCAAACTGGAGGAGAGCCTGCAGcatgccaacatggccgccaacCTCTCGGATGTTACGTCCAAGCAGCTCGAGAAGGAGAACCAGAGCCTGCGGGAGGAGCAGGACACCGTTAAAGAATCTCTCTTTCGCATGCAGGCCGACTTAAAGAGCGTTCACGGGCAGATCAGCGAGCTGGAGAAGAGCTTAGGAGACTCGCGCAAGAATGAAGTCAACCTTCAAGAGCAACTGCGGGCCATGGAGGCGCAACTGGAGAGTAAAGAGAAGCAGCTTCTGGAGGTCCAGTCCAGGGTCACTACTCTGGAGGCCACAGAGAAGGAGCTGACGTTGGCAAAGACGAAGGCAGAAGCAGCTTGTGCGAAACAGACCGAAATGATTGAATCGGTTACGTGTGAGAAGCAGGCGATGGAGAAGTGTCAAGTGGAGAGAAGCGCTGTCCAGGCTAAAGAGGACCAGGAAGTTGCCGTCAAGCTGACCGTGATGGAGGGCCAGTTGGAGGTGCGCATGAAAGAAGTGTCCAGGCTCCAGGCGGACATCTTAGACCTTAAGGTGAACTTACAGAGATCAGAGGAGCAGAAGCTCAAATCCCAAGCGCAGCTGGAGGTGACCGAGGCCCAAAGAGATGAGCTCCGGACTCTGACCGAGCAACTGAAAGTCCAGACTGAGGCCCTGAACCAAAAGCATGTCGTGGAGCTCCTTGAgtgcaaaaagaaagaagcgaCACTAACCGAGAAGCGCGACAGAGAGATGGCCGCCCACGCCGAGCTTTCCATCTCCGCCGCCGCTCTCCGAGAGGAGATGTCCGTCCTCAAAGCCGACAACAACCGTCTGACCCTGGAGAACACCGAAACACGAGATGGCTTGCACAGGGCCAACACGGAGATGGCCGAGCTGGGAATGACCATTTGCAAGCTGAGTGCGGAGAAGGAGGAGGCCAGGAAGCACTGGGCTGATGATGCCGCTGCCCTGGAGGAACTGAGGCACGAGGTCGAGCGCCTGGAGGAGTGCACGGGGCAGTTGCAGCTTGAGAATGACAGACTACAAGGAGAGCTGAGCCACAAAGAGAAACTCCCGGAAGCTATCACGGAACTTCAAGAACAGCTGGAAACGAGCAAGAACCAGCTGCAGAACCTCCGAGTCTCCAGCCAAGAGGAGATGAAGTCCCAGAGGTTCCAGATGAGCTCAGAGAACATGAACTATCAAGTCCAGATAAAGGTGACTTAGTCCAAAAACATTGCAGTTTGTTttatggataaaaacaaaaaagtccaactttatgtatttgatttcttctttttttttttttttttttttttttttagaaggcagtttcttttaaataaatcgggcagttttttttatttttataaataagttggacttaaatcataaaaaaaaagatttattttaatgctgggcagatgttttattttattttaataaattggatagattaaaaaaaataaataataagtcgggcagattttttttttttaacatgttggaCATAGTTTTTTCCACAATGTTTATACACTCATCTCACACTTAGAATGTGGAGAAGCAGCTACTTGAGATCAAAAGCCAGCttcaggaggagaagaagaaggtgtTGCATTTTCAGGACAAAGTGTCTGAACTTGAGGTTTGTGTTCTGCAGGCATCACACAACACATTTAGTAGTAGTGTGGGATCTTCGTTCTCTGGAGAGTTCATATGTAGATGTATGAATATACACTCGAAGTCAAAGGAAGCCTCTGCAGACCCAATTACTGCTGTGGAGTGCGAGactaagagtaaaaaaaaaaaaaacaagacgtTGCCTTCATCATTAATGCCCCTGGGAGATAATTGCACTATAGTTGCACGCCTTGTTTAACAGTTGCAATACATCTTCTCACATACTGATAATAAGATGTCTACCTTACTTTAATGGAAGCAAGCATAGTAGTTATACTGAGGAATTAATAAATATCTCAAATTGGCCTGTAATCACCAATAAGATCAGGAAACttaaaattacaaatgtttttaataatttttactCCCACATGCTTGTGTTATTTCTAGGCAAAACGGTACCcattcaataaataaagattCAGTCTAAACCACACGATCCTCTTTAATTGTCCTTCTGCTAACGTTCTTAACAGGCTGAGAATGATCAATACCTGCAGCTGAGCGGTGAGAAGGATGCCCATATCACCAAGACTGAAACGACCGTTCGCGAAAGCGACGATGCGATTCAACAGCTGAGAGACGCCCTAACCAGGTTCCAGCACGCCAACGCTTGCGGGTTTCCCTGCGTAATGGGGGTGTACTAATTCCAAAGTGTTTCTCCCACCTCAGCGCCGAAAGCTCACACTTGGCCGCGCAAAACGAATGCGAGGAGTTGAAGCGGAAACTGGACGCCATCCAAGAAGCCAAAGAAATTC
This window contains:
- the LOC144062762 gene encoding uncharacterized protein LOC144062762 isoform X3, translated to MDTEVPEDTVPRAPRRSTRRQSTGRTSPSKKSRLEEEESSFGSGDKKKMELQESPTLEEDEDQGMDIEEDLVGSPYQPKVALGSLGDVNLSPFVVLGERCRPSENTDKHFTQPNEVKASSTKETATFKQPSAPTRPSESIHKTTSMAEYKKKMEAKAKGVGMDTYRVNHHSVPSVRHRANNIPTQKEPVPHKKKEMNKTQGVARRCARGSSQGSRHYFRWSLVILLLLSSAVLLLYKDKLISLYRKSAEGARRPSRSVRLEPFADLLSQLEARFHSQRPELWKRSKIHLEKHLKSTEPTEPVSLILTSGRGAEKTLSCLSEGLASAYSSALEASVLQIDGAGKAGLESDGVKLDVDRQLQAAFDGNQTAAVIHRLEELPPGSTLLFYRYCDHENAAYKEVFLLFTVLLPQEEVVSRELGVVEEAVQDYLKDRLVGASNQMAFNEMDTNKFSGLWSRISHLVLPVVAEDEVEKNGC
- the LOC144062762 gene encoding uncharacterized protein LOC144062762 isoform X1, coding for MDTEVPEDTVPRAPRRSTRRQSTGRTVIYEATPRAPIKRSKRGIQKQAASSSSSSSVPNMNGSRNVETGSEDEASPSKKSRLEEEESSFGSGDKKKMELQESPTLEEDEDQGMDIEEDLVGSPYQPKVALGSLGDVNLSPFVVLGERCRPSENTDKHFTQPNEVKASSTKETATFKQPSAPTRPSESIHKTTSMAEYKKKMEAKAKGVGMDTYRVNHHSVPSVRHRANNIPTQKEPVPHKKKEMNKTQGVARRCARGSSQGSRHYFRWSLVILLLLSSAVLLLYKDKLISLYRKSAEGARRPSRSVRLEPFADLLSQLEARFHSQRPELWKRSKIHLEKHLKSTEPTEPVSLILTSGRGAEKTLSCLSEGLASAYSSALEASVLQIDGAGKAGLESDGVKLDVDRQLQAAFDGNQTAAVIHRLEELPPGSTLLFYRYCDHENAAYKEVFLLFTVLLPQEEVVSRELGVVEEAVQDYLKDRLVGASNQMAFNEMDTNKFSGLWSRISHLVLPVVAEDEVEKNGC
- the LOC144062762 gene encoding uncharacterized protein LOC144062762 isoform X4 — its product is MNGSRNVETGSEDEASPSKKSRLEEEESSFGSGDKKKMELQESPTLEEDEDQGMDIEEDLVGSPYQPKVALGSLGDVNLSPFVVLGERCRPSENTDKHFTQPNEVKASSTKETATFKQPSAPTRPSESIHKTTSMAEYKKKMEAKAKGVGMDTYRVNHHSVPSVRHRANNIPTQKEPVPHKKKEMNKTQGVARRCARGSSQGSRHYFRWSLVILLLLSSAVLLLYKDKLISLYRKSAEGARRPSRSVRLEPFADLLSQLEARFHSQRPELWKRSKIHLEKHLKSTEPTEPVSLILTSGRGAEKTLSCLSEGLASAYSSALEASVLQIDGAGKAGLESDGVKLDVDRQLQAAFDGNQTAAVIHRLEELPPGSTLLFYRYCDHENAAYKEVFLLFTVLLPQEEVVSRELGVVEEAVQDYLKDRLVGASNQMAFNEMDTNKFSGLWSRISHLVLPVVAEDEVEKNGC
- the LOC144062762 gene encoding uncharacterized protein LOC144062762 isoform X2 codes for the protein MDTEVPEDTVPRAPRRSTRRQSTGRTVIYEATPRAPIKRSKRGIQKQAASSSSSSSVPNMNGSRNVETGSEDEASPSKKSRLEEEESSFGSGDKKKMELQESPTLEEDEDQGMDIEEDLVGSPYQPKVALGSLGDVNLSPFVVLGERCRPSENTDKHFTQPNEVKASSTKETATFKQPSAPTRPSESIHKTTSMAEYKKKMEAKAKGVDTYRVNHHSVPSVRHRANNIPTQKEPVPHKKKEMNKTQGVARRCARGSSQGSRHYFRWSLVILLLLSSAVLLLYKDKLISLYRKSAEGARRPSRSVRLEPFADLLSQLEARFHSQRPELWKRSKIHLEKHLKSTEPTEPVSLILTSGRGAEKTLSCLSEGLASAYSSALEASVLQIDGAGKAGLESDGVKLDVDRQLQAAFDGNQTAAVIHRLEELPPGSTLLFYRYCDHENAAYKEVFLLFTVLLPQEEVVSRELGVVEEAVQDYLKDRLVGASNQMAFNEMDTNKFSGLWSRISHLVLPVVAEDEVEKNGC